From the Phaenicophaeus curvirostris isolate KB17595 unplaced genomic scaffold, BPBGC_Pcur_1.0 scaffold_115, whole genome shotgun sequence genome, the window CCTGGGATGGGGATCTCTGGGGTCAGATGAGGACCCCTTAGGGTGAAATGGTATGTGGACCTTGCAGCATGACCCCAGAGTGGTATGCAGACCCCCAAGGACCCCCTACAATGGGATGGCGATctctggggtgggatggggacctTGCAGCATTACCCTGGGGTGGGATGGTGGCCacctgggatgggatgggatgggtgaGATGAGGACTCTttaggatgggatggggatctTGCAGCACCACCCTAGGGCAGGATGGAGATCCctaggatgggatggggaccctGTGTGGGCCAGGGACCCCTGGACAGTTTTGGCCCTAGCGGAGGTCATCGGGGGCAAAGAGCCCACGGGCACGGCGCAGGACAGAGTCCTTGGTGGGGTCGTACGGGTGCTCCTTGGAGGGGATCTCGAGCACGGCGGGCAGCGGGCGGGAGTGTGCCTCCACGGCGTGCCGGATCAGCTCCGCCAAGCACTGGCTGATCAGGATGATCCCGATGTCCTCGCGCGCCAGGAAGCTCCTGTGGGACAGGTTGCTGAAATAAGGGGACTCGGGCACCCCTGAGACCCTGCTCCAAGGATCCCCGGCACAGGGACCCCTCGGGACCCCCTACCTTGCCCCAGATCCCCTCCGACCACTCGCACAGGGACCCCATGGaactgccccccagcccggcacagggttccccggggaaTCCATCAACACTTTGTTCCGGActgctccccagggacccccaactTTCTCCCCCCTCACTGGAGATCCTCAGTGACCTCGCCCCCTCCGCCCCCTGCCCCGGGACCCTCCTCtcaccccctgctcccccatcACCCGAAGGCTTCCTTGGTCTCGCTCCCCCGCCCCGAGATCCATCCGTCACCCCGTGCTCCCCCGCGACCCCCCTGCTCACTCCTCGCCCCCGAGACCCtcggccccccccgcccccccccccccaccggAAGGCCTCCTCGATCTCGGCCAGGCTCGTCTCCTTCTCCACCACCAGGAAGTTGGGCCGGCGGTGCTTGTCCAGCTCCCCGACACCGCCCAGCAGGAACCCGGTCACCGTGTCCTCGTCCCCCAGCACCGCCAGGAGCTTCCCGCGGCCCGACATCGCGACGGGCACCTGGCTATCGCGACAGAGGCCGCGCGGGACCGACCCAGACCGGTacgggcgccgccgccgccggtcCGGACCcgcgctggccccgcccccgggCTCCGCCAATCGCCGCCGCGGCTGCTGCgatagccacgccccctccgcccCCGCCTCACCAATCCACAGCGCTGTTCCCGCGCTTGCCCCGCCTCCCGCCCCGGCTCCGCCAATCCCCGCCGCGTCTGCCACACTGGTCACGCCCCCGGGCCACACACCCCGCCCTGGCCCCGCCCCGGGGCCCAGCTCCACCAATCGCCAACCCTGCTGCCGCTATAGCCACGCCCACTCCCCCTCCCTGCGCGACGccgtggccccgcccccctccgCGGCTCCACCAATCACAGCCGCTGCTGCTGCGCTGGCCCCGCCCACGGGCCCCCGCTCGCGCCTCCCTGTGCGCATGCGCAGCGCGCCGTGACCTTGACGTCCCTGGGGTGCGCTGGGGCTCTGCGTCCGactctgctcccccagctccctgggGTTCTTCTcaagcgcccccagggacccctcccagtgcccacaGCCCCCCGATTCTCCCAGAGCTTTGCTTGTGGGGCCAGGACCCCTTTGTCCCTCGCCAGAACTCTGGTGCTCTTCCCTGGATGCCCCAGGACCTGTTTGAGACCCTCAGGACCCACAGCGCCTCTTCCCAGTGCCCACAGCCCCCCAAGTCTCCCAGTGCTTCACTGTGGGACACGCCACCTTTGCCCCCTCCTTGCTGACCCTTGACCTCCCCATCCCTTAGGACTCCCTGAACCCCACCCAACAATGACTAGAGCCCCCCGAGTCTGCCAGTGCCTTACTGTGGGGCTCAGGATCCCCAAGGATCCTTTtcagcccccccagctccccccccccGATCCTTCTGAGACCCCCCAAGGCCCAACCCCACAATGACCACAGCCCCCCAAGTCTCCCTGTGCTTCATTGTGGGCCCAGCACTCCTTTgggacccccagggcccctttACCCCCCTCAGGATCTCAGTATTGTGCCATGGACCCCTCAGGACTCCCAGTCCCCCAAGTCTCCCAGTACTTCACTGTGGGGCCCCAGACCCCCttgggacttctaggaccccagtATCCAACCTGGACCCCTCAGGATCCCCCAGGACCACCCaaacccccagccccacaatgacCAGAGCCTCCAGAGTCTCCCAGTGCTTTATTGTGGGCCCAGCACCCCTTCAGGCGCTGTAGCCCCAGTTTGGCAGCttgggggggttcaggggaCAGTGACGCGGAAGGGGCTGCCGGGGACGTTCTCATCGCCCCAGCGCAGGATGAGGACGTAGTCACCCTTCTCCTTGACGGTGTAGGTGACGTTGTACATGCGGTTGCCTACATGCTTGACATACACCTCCTCGCAGGGGGTCTTGGGGCCGTGGACCCCCACCATCAGCATGTTGGTGCCTGGGCGGGGGGCATGTGGGGCCTCAGCGCCACCCTTGGCGTGCTAGAACCCCCCAGATCCAGGACCCTCCCTGGAACCCCTGTTACCCATCACCCATCTCACCAGACCCCTGCCAGTGACCCATCACCCAATCCACCAGACCCCCAGGACCACCCAGACCCCACTAGGATGCTCAGAACTCCCAAGAGGTCCCCAAGACCCCCTGGAACCCCTGTTGACCCATCCTCTCCCATccaagagccccccaggaccccaccAATGGTCCATTGCCTTCTAGACAGGACACTCAGGACTCCCCCAGTAACCCGTCacagccccccagatcccctgaTGACCCATGATGTCccctcccagagccccccaagacTCTCCATGGCCCTGATCCCCCCCACGCACCGGCCTTGCTGCAGTCAACGGTGAAGTGGTTCTTCTGGCCCAGGAAGGCGGTTGAAAGCCCGGGCCCGCGGGCTACCACCTTCCCCGCATCCGATGAGAACTTGGGGAGCCCCCCAAAAGCAGGGGTGCCTCGCGATGCCCCCGATGCGGCTGATGTCCCTCGTGTCACTGTCTCCACCATTACCGTGGAGGTCTCATGCAGGCTGTGCCCCCCTGAGAGCCGTGGCCCTGGGGCAAGGGAAACCCATGAGCCCCTCCAAACACTTCAACCCTGTCCAGCACTCGGGGACCCCGGGGACCCCTACAATGACCCAACCCGGGGAACTCCATCACACGTCAGCCTGGGACCCCATGTGCCACCTTAGGAACGCCCATCACATCACCCCTCATCTTGTCACCATGAGGAACCTCCACCATGTCACCTTGGGGACCCCCATCACATCAGCCCAGGACCCTCCATGATGTCACCTTGGGGACCCTCCACCATGTTACCATGGGGATCTCCATCATACACCTCCATTGACCCGTTGTCATCCACCTTGGGGCCCCTCCATCCCACCACCCTGCAGACCCAGTGTCCCCTGTGTCCATACCAGTGACCTTGGCCTTGAAGGGGCTGCCAACGATATGGTGGGGGCCGCCATACTTGATGGAGATGAGGTAGTTGCCGGGGGCCATGGGGGTGTAGGTGACGCGGTGGCCCTCGGCGCACTCCACGCAGTCGAGCTTCACTTTGGAGGGACCATCGATGGTGACAGCCAGTGCGCCTGCCCCTGCATTGGCCGTCTTCACCAGGAACTCTGAGCACACACCTGtgcagagggacatgggttGGCAACGCGCCCATGGCTCCACTGCCACGACCCCATGGCCATAGCTCTACTGCCATCACCGTGCCCCCACTGCCAGCTCCCCATGGCCCCATCTCCACTGCCACCTCATAGGAATGGCCACGTCCCCAGTGGCACCACTCCATGGCCATGGTCACGTCCCCACCACCGCCCTCTCATGGCCATGGCATTGTCCATGGCCACGAGCCCACCACCTCATGGCCATGGCATTGCCCACGGCCACATCCCCACCACCTCATGGCCATGGCATTGCCCATGGCCAcatccccaccaccaccctccCATGGACAATAATACTGACCGCATCCATGTCCAGTACCACCACCTCACAGCTTCATCCCCATGGCCACATCCCCAGTGCCACTACCCCATGGCCATGTCACCACCACAGCCATGGTATTGCCCACAGCCAGGTGTCCATGGCAATGGCTACGTCCCCACCACTGCCCTCCCACAGCCATGGTGTTGCCGATGACCATGTCCCCAGTGCTACCACCCCATGGCCACATCCCGATGACCAT encodes:
- the ATP6V1F gene encoding V-type proton ATPase subunit F, translating into MSGRGKLLAVLGDEDTVTGFLLGGVGELDKHRRPNFLVVEKETSLAEIEEAFRSFLAREDIGIILISQCLAELIRHAVEAHSRPLPAVLEIPSKEHPYDPTKDSVLRRARGLFAPDDLR